Within the Naumovozyma castellii chromosome 1, complete genome genome, the region ACCTCCAGACTTGAAAATCCGAGTGGTGGATGTTTTTTCCCACTCCCTCCGAGGCGCCCGACCACCTGCTGTTTCTCAGAAAAGTTCGCGGGGGAGTGCCCATACGGCGGCCGAAGTCAGTCGAGTGTTTTTCACCTATCAGCGAGGCGCACCTCAGGGATATCGTTTTTCGGCCGGGCGTCCAATCCTTTTTTTGATTGAGCTATCATAATGGTGTTGATTTGAATCATAAGCGTTATCACTATCCACAAgattatcatcttctttagtCGCTTCAAAGTTTTCGATATCACGTACTGCTATTGGTATTTTCTATGGGCTGCCAAATAAATTTCAGTGAATCCTTGCATAAAAATCACCCAATATACTGTTAAGAATCGATCGACAAACTAAGACATAATGAACCAAATAAAATGTTGTATGTTGATCTAAAACTTTGTTCAGACGTTTAGAGtgttttgaatttgagTATGTTGTGTAGCTTTCAGTAGcatcaaagaaaatgtttCTGTCATTACTGGCgtattttaaaatttgtgAATCTGGGAATCGGTAAGGACCACCCGATGCaaaataaatcatccaCATTAGACAAATTCCCATATCATCAGTAGCGTGtttaatttgttgtttaaCCTTTCCacattttttattatccCCACTTGTTGGGTAAGAACTAAATTTGAGATTAGTTCTGGTAAAAACAAGTCGATTAAGGAACTTATGGTTAACTGCACTTTCTTCCAAGCATAGTCCTTTAGTgtacaatattttttatcaCCTCTGCCGGTGCCTGCACACTCACATCAGTTTTCTCTATTAAATctaaattggaataatatcTATGTACCATGTCTTCGTGAATCATTTGGATATTCTGTCTTGGAAACATCAAGC harbors:
- the NCAS0A00110 gene encoding uncharacterized protein; the encoded protein is MGICLMWMIYFASGGPYRFPDSQILKYASNDRNIFFDATESYTTYSNSKHSKRLNKVLDQHTTFYLVHYVLVCRSILNSILGDFYARIH